One genomic window of Ruegeria sp. THAF33 includes the following:
- a CDS encoding pyridoxamine 5'-phosphate oxidase family protein, which yields MTRPFAEISFTPSVRATQAKNGSAEGYAKFLAGAVQEDLISPVEASFIAQRDGFYQATASETGWPYVQFRGGPAGFLKVLDERTLAYADFRGNRQYLSAGNLLNNDRISLILMDYPNRRRLKIWGRAKLVDGADDPALMQRLHDPNYRGHPERAIVIKLEAMDWNCPQHIPQRLTLEEFEEHMAPLRDELAELKAQNAERNEKPGHKR from the coding sequence ATGACACGCCCATTTGCAGAAATCAGTTTTACGCCTTCCGTACGTGCAACACAGGCCAAGAACGGATCGGCTGAAGGCTACGCAAAGTTTCTGGCCGGCGCCGTTCAGGAAGACCTCATCAGCCCGGTCGAAGCCAGCTTCATCGCACAAAGGGACGGCTTCTATCAGGCGACCGCCTCTGAAACCGGCTGGCCTTATGTTCAATTCCGCGGCGGACCGGCAGGCTTTCTGAAAGTGCTGGATGAACGGACGCTGGCCTACGCAGATTTTCGCGGCAACCGGCAATATCTGAGCGCAGGTAACCTGCTGAACAACGACCGCATTTCTCTGATCCTGATGGACTATCCCAACCGGAGACGCCTCAAGATCTGGGGCCGGGCGAAACTTGTTGATGGCGCGGATGATCCGGCCCTGATGCAACGTTTGCATGACCCGAATTACAGGGGCCACCCAGAGCGGGCCATTGTGATCAAGCTTGAAGCGATGGACTGGAACTGCCCGCAGCACATCCCCCAACGCCTGACCCTGGAAGAGTTTGAAGAGCACATGGCGCCGCTTCGCGATGAACTGGCGGAACTGAAAGCTCAAAACGCAGAGCGCAACGAAAAGCCCGGCCATAAACGCTGA
- a CDS encoding alpha/beta fold hydrolase, translating to MSRNLKSILSASLLALTIAVPLTPAPAIASETGIEATQAVSFRAEKIGEVNIAYREAGDPSRPTVLLLHGFPTSSHMFRNLIPELAKHYHVIAPDFPGFGASDMPQAEDFEYSFANIAEIMTSLLDRKGVDQYAVYLMDYGAPVGFRMFAEQPERVTGFVIQNGNAYEEGLREFWDPIKAYWADPSKENGDQLRGFLTLDATKWQFTHGVQRPELISPDNYWHVQYLLDREGNQEVQLELFLDYGTNVAEYPKWQALFREHQPPALLMWGKNDHIFPAEGALPYQRDLKDLKFHLLDTGHFALEEYGPEIAERMTAFLNRITATGN from the coding sequence ATGTCGCGCAATTTGAAATCCATCCTCAGCGCCAGTCTTCTCGCGCTTACCATCGCGGTGCCATTAACTCCGGCCCCTGCAATCGCAAGTGAGACCGGCATTGAAGCCACCCAAGCGGTCAGTTTCCGCGCAGAAAAAATCGGCGAGGTCAATATCGCCTATCGTGAGGCCGGAGACCCGAGCAGGCCAACCGTTCTGTTGCTTCATGGGTTTCCGACCTCGTCACATATGTTCCGCAACCTTATCCCCGAGCTGGCCAAGCACTATCACGTGATTGCGCCCGATTTCCCCGGATTTGGGGCGTCGGACATGCCGCAAGCCGAAGATTTCGAGTATTCCTTTGCGAATATCGCCGAAATCATGACCTCCCTGCTGGATCGGAAGGGTGTCGATCAATACGCGGTCTATCTGATGGACTATGGTGCCCCGGTTGGATTCCGGATGTTTGCCGAACAGCCCGAACGGGTCACCGGCTTCGTCATTCAGAACGGCAATGCGTATGAGGAAGGGCTGCGTGAATTCTGGGACCCGATCAAAGCCTATTGGGCCGACCCCTCGAAAGAGAATGGCGACCAGCTTCGTGGGTTTCTTACTCTGGATGCGACCAAGTGGCAGTTCACCCACGGTGTACAGAGGCCGGAACTGATCAGCCCGGACAACTATTGGCACGTCCAATACCTGCTTGATCGCGAAGGCAATCAGGAGGTGCAACTTGAACTGTTCCTGGACTACGGCACCAACGTTGCCGAGTACCCGAAATGGCAGGCGTTGTTTCGTGAACATCAACCACCTGCGCTGCTGATGTGGGGTAAGAACGATCACATCTTTCCGGCCGAAGGCGCCCTACCCTATCAACGCGACCTGAAGGATCTTAAGTTTCACCTGCTCGATACCGGACACTTCGCGCTGGAGGAATATGGGCCTGAAATTGCGGAACGGATGACCGCATTCCTGAATCGCATCACCGCCACCGGCAACTGA